From the genome of Virgibacillus proomii, one region includes:
- a CDS encoding cation:proton antiporter, which translates to MNEYHLLLLLAIGYLVFAIDKKQTYFPVPVVLVIIGILLSVIPFFYDVMITKEMLFTFFLPALLFISAYQFSSKAWQRSKYIIITLGTIGLFLTVGLLGIFIYTVANWFVPLSLLAALLIAAVLAPTDPVSVVAILKQASRDEEISEIVEGESMLNDGTSIVVLGVLLQMYTQNTGFNFIEFVNEFLLVSFGGAAIGILFGWIMSKAIYYTDHWQYQVMLSIIVAYGSFYLGELIGVSGVLSTITAGMMLSYEFGKTIEEKEFRRQLDGFWGIVEPTILSIIFLLIGIQAATYLTFSEWLFAIAIFIGTLLVRFIVIIIITQLQPTWKKTISVKDCGIITWAGIKGTMSIALVLGLKATLGNDEMLLFALIFVTILLSLVVQSAGVYPMMKKLQQKEKRV; encoded by the coding sequence TTGAATGAATATCATCTTCTTCTATTATTAGCAATAGGGTACCTTGTTTTTGCCATTGATAAAAAACAAACGTATTTTCCAGTTCCAGTAGTACTTGTAATAATTGGTATTCTTCTGTCGGTAATCCCGTTTTTTTATGATGTCATGATTACAAAAGAAATGTTGTTTACATTTTTTCTTCCGGCTTTGTTATTTATTTCAGCTTATCAATTTTCAAGCAAAGCATGGCAGAGAAGCAAGTATATCATTATAACTTTAGGTACGATTGGGTTATTTTTAACGGTAGGGCTGCTCGGGATATTCATCTACACAGTAGCAAACTGGTTTGTACCGCTATCTCTTTTAGCTGCCTTACTGATAGCAGCTGTATTAGCACCTACCGATCCGGTGTCAGTGGTTGCTATTTTAAAACAAGCTTCTCGAGATGAGGAAATATCTGAGATAGTCGAGGGCGAATCCATGCTTAATGATGGAACGAGCATTGTTGTGTTAGGTGTATTATTACAGATGTATACACAGAATACAGGGTTTAACTTTATTGAATTTGTGAACGAGTTTTTACTTGTTTCATTTGGTGGGGCGGCAATTGGTATTTTATTCGGTTGGATTATGAGTAAGGCAATTTACTATACGGATCATTGGCAATACCAAGTAATGCTTAGCATTATTGTAGCCTATGGGAGCTTTTATTTAGGAGAGCTCATTGGGGTTTCAGGTGTACTATCAACGATTACTGCTGGCATGATGCTGTCGTATGAATTTGGGAAAACCATAGAAGAAAAGGAATTTCGCAGACAATTAGATGGTTTTTGGGGGATTGTAGAACCTACTATCTTATCAATCATTTTTTTGCTGATTGGTATTCAAGCAGCAACATACCTCACTTTTTCAGAATGGTTATTTGCGATTGCCATTTTTATCGGAACACTGTTGGTTAGATTTATTGTTATTATCATAATTACACAACTTCAGCCGACATGGAAAAAAACAATTTCTGTAAAAGATTGCGGCATTATAACATGGGCAGGAATTAAAGGAACGATGTCAATTGCTCTAGTGCTTGGATTAAAGGCAACTTTAGGAAATGATGAGATGTTGTTATTCGCTCTTATTTTTGTAACTATTTTACTATCACTTGTCGTTCAAAGCGCAGGTGTTTATCCGATGATGAAAAAATTGCAGCAAAAAGAAAAAAGAGTATAA
- the uraA gene encoding uracil permease: MAQHTEIQVDERLPFLTSLPLSIQHLFAMFGSTVLVPILFGVNPATILLMNGIGTIIYLFITKGKIPAYLGSSFAFIAPVSAVLADYTGGDGYSYALGGFFAVGVVLSLVAFIIKFVRTHWIDVIFPPAAMGAIVSVIGLELVPTAAEMAGWIAPAGTDKSWTIDPDTALVSLLTLVITIVCWVTLRGFLKIIPILLGIISGYIIAYLFGLVDLTAVKEASWFSLPDFYQMKFDWGAILTILPAAIVLIPEHIGHLFVTGNIIKKDLTKKPGLDRSLAGNGISTIISSFFGSTPNTTYGENIGVLAITRVYSTWVIGMAAIVAIILSFVGKLAALISSIPTAVMGGISLLLFGIIAASGLRMLVEANVDYSRSQNLILSTVVLVIGVSGTTVQIGTAQLSGMGLATVIAIMLSLFFKILDVLKLSNED; the protein is encoded by the coding sequence ATGGCACAACATACAGAAATTCAAGTAGACGAGCGATTACCTTTTTTAACGAGTCTACCACTTAGTATTCAACATTTATTCGCTATGTTTGGATCTACCGTTCTTGTACCTATTTTATTTGGTGTTAATCCAGCAACGATATTATTAATGAACGGAATTGGAACAATCATTTATCTATTTATTACAAAAGGGAAAATTCCCGCTTATTTGGGGTCAAGTTTCGCCTTTATTGCTCCTGTATCTGCTGTTTTAGCAGATTACACAGGTGGTGATGGATATAGTTATGCATTGGGAGGTTTCTTTGCTGTAGGTGTTGTTCTATCTCTAGTTGCATTTATTATTAAATTTGTTAGAACTCATTGGATCGATGTTATTTTCCCACCTGCCGCCATGGGTGCTATTGTATCTGTAATTGGGCTCGAATTAGTTCCTACTGCAGCAGAAATGGCCGGTTGGATTGCTCCTGCTGGTACCGATAAGTCATGGACAATAGATCCGGACACAGCACTTGTTTCTTTATTAACATTAGTTATAACTATTGTTTGCTGGGTAACGTTACGTGGTTTCTTAAAAATTATACCCATTTTACTCGGTATTATTTCTGGTTATATTATCGCCTATCTTTTCGGTCTTGTCGATCTTACTGCTGTTAAGGAAGCAAGTTGGTTTTCACTTCCTGATTTTTACCAAATGAAATTTGACTGGGGCGCTATCTTAACAATTTTACCGGCTGCTATTGTCCTCATTCCAGAACATATAGGACATTTATTCGTTACAGGAAATATTATAAAAAAAGATTTGACAAAAAAGCCTGGTCTTGACAGATCGTTAGCAGGAAATGGAATCTCTACGATTATTTCCAGTTTTTTCGGCTCTACACCTAATACAACATATGGAGAAAACATTGGTGTATTAGCTATTACACGCGTTTATTCTACATGGGTTATCGGGATGGCAGCTATTGTAGCAATTATTCTTTCTTTTGTCGGAAAACTCGCTGCCTTAATTTCTTCCATTCCAACAGCTGTTATGGGCGGTATTTCCTTACTTTTATTTGGAATTATTGCAGCAAGTGGCTTACGAATGCTAGTTGAAGCTAATGTAGATTATAGCCGTTCACAAAATTTAATTTTATCAACTGTGGTACTTGTAATTGGTGTCAGTGGTACAACCGTGCAAATCGGTACTGCTCAATTATCAGGAATGGGGTTAGCGACAGTAATTGCTATCATGCTTAGCTTATTCTTTAAGATTTTAGATGTCTTAAAACTGTCTAACGAAGATTAA
- a CDS encoding AMP-binding enzyme yields MNQTKVRVVNHKGEDVAHNGKEVGDIIVKGNGTLQHAQLHPVLEDGWIFTGDKGTVDEDGRIHVKEARKDIPDGGISIAYLEKLLLQHPKIEEVAIIPVPHKEIGEIAHAFVVLKNKQQVSEKEILSFCKEKSKNSSCPQAISFVEELPKTTSGKILKRELQKWL; encoded by the coding sequence ATGAATCAAACAAAAGTACGTGTTGTTAATCATAAGGGAGAAGATGTTGCTCATAATGGGAAAGAAGTTGGAGATATTATCGTCAAAGGAAATGGAACACTACAGCATGCTCAGCTTCATCCAGTGCTGGAAGACGGATGGATTTTTACTGGAGATAAAGGAACAGTTGATGAAGATGGCCGCATTCATGTGAAAGAAGCTCGTAAAGATATCCCGGATGGAGGCATTTCAATTGCCTATTTAGAAAAGTTATTATTACAGCATCCCAAAATAGAAGAAGTGGCAATCATTCCCGTACCACATAAGGAAATTGGTGAAATTGCCCATGCCTTTGTTGTTCTAAAAAATAAACAACAGGTATCTGAGAAGGAAATCCTCTCATTTTGCAAAGAAAAATCTAAGAATTCATCATGTCCGCAAGCAATTTCATTTGTCGAAGAGTTACCTAAGACAACAAGTGGAAAGATTTTAAAAAGAGAACTGCAAAAATGGCTTTAG
- a CDS encoding NAD(P)/FAD-dependent oxidoreductase, protein MSFNKPKIVILGAGYAGLTTTRRLLQKLSPEQAEIILVNKHNYHYESTWLHEVAAGTINPNQARVMISDVINPTKVRLVFDAVKRIDKDEQRVILENSELEYDYLVVALGFESNDFGIKGMAEHAFAIEDIETSRLISEHIEYQFAKYQSGEEVDEHSLNILVGGAGFTGIEFVGELAERIPQLCKKYDIDRSKVRIINVEAAPSILPMFDKELVAYAKKSLEDRGVEIKIGAPISECTPEGFIVGEDKELIKAGTIVWTGGVKGSSVLGESGFELVKGKVNVNSDLRMPEEENIFVMGDCSWVWNKEEDRPYPPTAQLAMQEADVVAKNLVALLNNEPLTDFVFESKGTVASLGLSDGIGSIFNDYKLKGKAAAAMKKVVDNRSLFLIGGPKLVLKKGKFRPF, encoded by the coding sequence ATGAGTTTTAACAAACCCAAGATAGTGATCTTAGGTGCTGGTTATGCTGGTCTAACGACAACTAGACGACTTTTGCAAAAACTATCTCCAGAACAAGCAGAAATTATTTTAGTTAACAAACACAATTATCATTATGAATCTACATGGTTACATGAGGTTGCTGCTGGAACAATTAATCCAAATCAAGCACGAGTGATGATTAGCGATGTTATTAACCCAACTAAAGTTCGCCTTGTATTTGATGCAGTAAAAAGAATAGATAAAGATGAACAACGTGTCATTTTAGAAAACAGTGAACTCGAATATGATTATCTTGTTGTTGCACTTGGTTTTGAATCAAATGATTTTGGAATTAAAGGAATGGCTGAACATGCTTTTGCAATTGAAGATATTGAGACAAGTCGCTTAATCAGTGAACACATAGAATACCAATTTGCTAAATATCAAAGTGGAGAAGAAGTAGACGAACATAGCTTAAATATTCTTGTTGGTGGAGCTGGATTTACAGGAATTGAATTTGTAGGAGAGCTCGCTGAACGTATACCGCAGTTATGTAAAAAATACGATATCGACCGCAGTAAAGTAAGAATTATCAATGTAGAGGCTGCTCCATCTATTCTGCCAATGTTTGATAAGGAATTAGTTGCTTATGCTAAAAAGTCCTTAGAAGATCGCGGGGTAGAAATTAAAATTGGTGCCCCTATTTCCGAATGTACACCAGAAGGCTTTATCGTTGGAGAAGATAAAGAACTAATAAAAGCTGGAACTATTGTTTGGACAGGTGGAGTAAAGGGAAGCTCTGTACTGGGTGAGTCGGGCTTTGAATTAGTAAAAGGAAAAGTAAATGTAAATAGTGATTTACGTATGCCTGAAGAAGAAAATATATTTGTAATGGGTGATTGTTCTTGGGTTTGGAATAAAGAAGAAGATCGTCCATATCCTCCAACTGCTCAATTAGCCATGCAGGAAGCTGATGTTGTTGCAAAAAACTTGGTTGCTTTACTTAACAATGAGCCATTAACTGATTTTGTATTTGAAAGTAAAGGTACAGTCGCATCACTTGGTCTTTCTGATGGTATTGGAAGCATTTTTAATGATTATAAGCTTAAAGGAAAAGCTGCTGCTGCAATGAAAAAAGTAGTAGATAATCGCTCACTATTCCTTATCGGTGGACCGAAATTAGTACTTAAAAAAGGAAAATTTCGCCCTTTCTAA
- a CDS encoding VanW family protein, translating to MKRVIIIASLLFCLTIPEFVNAESERPSDVFIKKVEVNQYSLNEIDQLFIDQRRLQTLIQQLKQKVYQPPVNARINKRGKIIPEQLGTTVDTDEFHILFHKTFYDATAKGFNVPTMPVYPRVDKTLLEEISKKQLGSYVTHYKETNQERTRNIELSAKAIDNHVVFPGELFSFNKVVGERTIDKGYKRAPVIVKGELSEDVGGGICQVSSTLFNAVNLQGIEIVERYTHSKQVPYVPPGKDATVSWWGPDFSFKNRYNQPLLIRADANNGKMRVRIFSSDIAENFVGQE from the coding sequence ATGAAGAGAGTAATCATCATTGCTTCTTTGTTATTTTGCTTGACAATACCGGAGTTTGTGAATGCTGAAAGCGAGCGTCCATCCGATGTTTTTATAAAAAAAGTTGAAGTGAATCAATACAGTTTAAATGAAATTGATCAATTGTTTATTGATCAGCGAAGGTTACAAACATTAATACAACAATTGAAACAAAAAGTATATCAGCCCCCTGTTAATGCAAGGATTAACAAGAGAGGAAAAATTATTCCTGAACAATTAGGAACTACTGTTGATACAGATGAGTTTCATATCTTGTTTCATAAAACGTTTTATGATGCTACAGCTAAAGGATTTAACGTGCCCACGATGCCGGTCTATCCGCGTGTTGATAAAACATTACTAGAAGAAATTAGTAAAAAACAATTAGGGAGCTATGTAACTCACTATAAAGAAACAAATCAAGAAAGAACACGTAATATTGAACTTTCCGCCAAAGCCATTGATAATCATGTTGTATTCCCTGGAGAATTATTTTCATTTAATAAAGTAGTCGGCGAAAGAACGATAGATAAAGGGTATAAACGAGCACCAGTTATTGTTAAAGGGGAGTTATCGGAAGATGTCGGAGGCGGGATATGCCAAGTATCTTCTACCTTATTTAATGCTGTTAATTTGCAAGGGATTGAAATTGTGGAAAGGTACACACATAGTAAGCAAGTGCCGTATGTTCCTCCGGGAAAAGATGCAACAGTAAGCTGGTGGGGGCCTGATTTCAGTTTTAAGAATAGATATAATCAACCCCTTTTAATTCGAGCGGATGCAAATAATGGAAAAATGAGAGTACGAATTTTTTCTTCAGATATAGCTGAGAATTTTGTCGGTCAAGAATAA
- a CDS encoding YceI family protein, protein MTKSIWKVDTVHSEISFSVKHMMISRAKGTFNDFDGTIEADLDALTNAKIELTVDVNSIDTRNKDRDDHLRSADFFDTEKFPKATFISKEINKKSETNYEVVGDLTLRGTTKPITVAVELGGQSKDPMSGSMVAGFNGETSISRKDFGLTWNQTLETGGVLVGDEVKLSFAIEAHKQG, encoded by the coding sequence GTGACGAAATCTATTTGGAAAGTGGATACTGTTCATAGTGAAATCAGCTTTTCAGTGAAGCATATGATGATTTCTCGAGCAAAAGGTACATTTAATGATTTTGATGGAACAATTGAAGCAGATTTGGATGCTTTAACCAATGCAAAAATTGAACTTACTGTTGATGTAAATAGTATTGATACACGCAATAAAGACCGGGATGATCATTTACGCTCTGCAGATTTTTTTGATACGGAAAAATTTCCAAAAGCAACGTTTATATCGAAGGAAATTAATAAAAAGTCGGAAACCAATTATGAGGTAGTGGGTGATCTTACTCTTCGTGGTACGACAAAGCCTATTACCGTGGCTGTTGAACTTGGGGGCCAAAGTAAGGACCCAATGAGTGGAAGCATGGTTGCCGGTTTTAATGGAGAAACATCGATTAGCCGTAAAGATTTTGGACTAACATGGAATCAAACGCTGGAGACTGGTGGCGTACTTGTTGGTGATGAAGTAAAGCTTAGCTTTGCAATCGAAGCCCATAAACAGGGTTAG
- a CDS encoding energy-coupled thiamine transporter ThiT, giving the protein MDYALAFTVVGFTGVFAEKMKQAVRQNKAKQYLTYIVLGVLLGCRLRFIAHYIA; this is encoded by the coding sequence ATTGATTACGCACTTGCTTTTACCGTAGTAGGATTTACAGGTGTTTTTGCTGAGAAAATGAAACAGGCAGTCCGGCAAAACAAAGCCAAACAGTATTTGACTTATATTGTTTTAGGCGTGTTGTTAGGCTGCAGATTACGTTTTATAGCCCATTATATTGCTTGA
- a CDS encoding energy-coupled thiamine transporter ThiT — translation MSCLFESAIKGQSVWFYSLIYNDFYMIPAFLLSAAVIILLFHNQPRALLQKSGS, via the coding sequence TTGAGTTGCCTTTTTGAATCAGCGATAAAAGGACAGTCAGTCTGGTTCTATTCACTAATTTATAATGATTTTTACATGATTCCAGCATTTCTACTGAGTGCTGCTGTCATCATATTGTTATTTCATAATCAGCCTCGGGCATTACTGCAAAAGTCGGGATCCTAA